A portion of the Mytilus galloprovincialis chromosome 12, xbMytGall1.hap1.1, whole genome shotgun sequence genome contains these proteins:
- the LOC143055344 gene encoding tRNA-splicing endonuclease subunit Sen2-like isoform X1 — MAFSKLVNPKKKKRVHAAKESPFPVPIATEQYENTWFYYTGYLHDNHIEIKHSGDIDRLYKMGFFGKGTLSRSKPEFNQRFKTLAIPNKKGETIIARIMSRRSYVHRLNWYLEQIKGTSGCNTEYDSSEELKEDSDTEISKDGNSELKFSVTVTKDEENTSNPNIDDGNKLFHSQTKPLKAMPTDLWAEPVSQWETSNTGSKEDLWEEDADFWGDESSSASVSGINKTQNIAMYKSEDIWNDDSKKKSELLEVTEVMDNDSSKRKNVISQLDKYSEKESISGHENHGDVNKLTKETQFNQREAISIDNPEMKMSVETDSKQNDFQSSQTNMLDNVLPLKTEKSKLLNTESTDSDFDSLCKSDDTEGELFIVDDSDSEAEVWKRRKLSRKKKKWRPVLKKDPFFVKENLHLSFEEAFFLSYGLGCLVVKDDNERTPDLTEMWETFSSKQQTFIPNYIAYHYYRSKGWVPKTGLKFGSDFIIYKEGPAFYHGSYSVIVKMVWEDSLEEVPQYHTRDLTWTNLAGLNRLTEQVSKEVLICHVIRPNSLTEEDLLSPKCIPQFKVKEVVISRWVSSQEREKHTEEIP, encoded by the exons ATGGCATTCTCTAAGCTGGTTAatccaaaaaagaagaaaagagtACATGCAGCCAAAGAGTCACCATTTCCAGTTCCCATAGCAACAGAACAGTATGAGAACACATGGTTCTACTACACAGGCTATCTCCATGACAACCACATAGAAATCAAACATAGTGGAGATATTGACAGACTGTACAAAATG GGATTTTTTGGAAAAGGTACTTTATCCAGAAGTAAGCCAGAGTTTAATCAGCGCTTCAAAACATTGGCCATTCCAAACAAAAAAGGGGAGACAATCATTGCAAGAATTATGAGTAGGAGAAG TTATGTACACAGACTAAACTGGTACTTAGAACAAATAAAGGGGACATCAGGATGCAATACAGAATATGATAGTTCTGAAGAACTCAAAGAGGACTCAGATACAGAAATATCTAAGGATG GGAATTCTGAattaaaattttctgttacaGTAACAAAAGACGAAGAAAACACATCAAATCCAAATATTGATGATGGcaataaattatttcattcacAAACAAAACCCTTGAAGGCAATGCCTACAGACTTGTGGGCAGAACCAGTAAGCCAATGGGAAACCAGTAACACAGGAAGTAAAGAGGACTTATGGGAAGAGGATGCTGATTTCTGGGGAGATGAGTCTTCATCTGCCTCAGTATCTGGAATAAATAAAACTCAAAACATTGCAATGTATAAATCTGAGGATATTTGGAATGATGATTCTAAAAAGAAGTCTGAATTACTAGAGGTTACTGAGGTTATGGACAATGATTCTTCAAAAAGAAAGAATGTTATATCTCAATTGGACAAGTATTCTGAGAAAGAATCCATTTCAGGACATGAAAATCATGGAGATGTAAATAAATTGACCAAAGAAACACAATTTAATCAAAGAGAAGCCATTTCAATTGACAATCCTGAAATGAAAATGAGTGTTGAGACTGACAGCAAACAAAAcgatttccaaagttcccaaacAAATATGTTGGATAATGTTTTACCATTAAAAACTGAAAAATCTAAATTGTTGAATACAGAAAGTACAGATAGTGATTTCGACTCTCTGTGTAAGTCAGATGATACTGAGGGTGAATTATTTATAGTTGATGATTCTGACAGTGAAGCAGAAGTTTGGAAGAGAAGAAAATTATCTAGGAAGAAAAAGAAATGGAGACCTGTTTTAAAAAAGGATCCATTCTTTGTTAAAGAAAATCTTCATTTGTCTTTTGAGGAG GCATTTTTCCTGTCCTATGGCCTTGGTTGTCTAGTTGTAAAAGATGATAACGAA AGAACTCCAGATTTAACAGAGATGTGGGAGACGTTCAGCAGTAAACAACAAACATTCATACCTAATTATATAGCTTATCATTACTACAGGAGTAAAGGATGGGTACCCAAAACTGGACTCAAATTCGGCTCAGATTTCA taatatACAAAGAAGGACCAGCTTTTTATCATGGTAGTTACTCAGTGATAGTTAAGATGGTATGGGAAGATTCTTTAGAGGAAGTCCCTCAATACCACACTAGAGACCTGACATGGACCAATCTGGCAGGGCTTAACAGACTTACTGAACAAGTATCTAAG GAAGTCTTGATATGTCATGTGATTAGACCAAACAGTTTAACAGAGGAAGATCTGTTGTCACCTAAATGTATCCCACAATTCAAAGTTAAG GAAGTGGTTATATCAAGATGGGTGTCATCACAAGAAAGAGAGAAACATACTGAGGAAATACCTTAA
- the LOC143055344 gene encoding uncharacterized protein LOC143055344 isoform X3 — protein MSRRSYVHRLNWYLEQIKGTSGCNTEYDSSEELKEDSDTEISKDGNSELKFSVTVTKDEENTSNPNIDDGNKLFHSQTKPLKAMPTDLWAEPVSQWETSNTGSKEDLWEEDADFWGDESSSASVSGINKTQNIAMYKSEDIWNDDSKKKSELLEVTEVMDNDSSKRKNVISQLDKYSEKESISGHENHGDVNKLTKETQFNQREAISIDNPEMKMSVETDSKQNDFQSSQTNMLDNVLPLKTEKSKLLNTESTDSDFDSLCKSDDTEGELFIVDDSDSEAEVWKRRKLSRKKKKWRPVLKKDPFFVKENLHLSFEEAFFLSYGLGCLVVKDDNERTPDLTEMWETFSSKQQTFIPNYIAYHYYRSKGWVPKTGLKFGSDFIIYKEGPAFYHGSYSVIVKMVWEDSLEEVPQYHTRDLTWTNLAGLNRLTEQVSKEVLICHVIRPNSLTEEDLLSPKCIPQFKVKEVVISRWVSSQEREKHTEEIP, from the exons ATGAGTAGGAGAAG TTATGTACACAGACTAAACTGGTACTTAGAACAAATAAAGGGGACATCAGGATGCAATACAGAATATGATAGTTCTGAAGAACTCAAAGAGGACTCAGATACAGAAATATCTAAGGATG GGAATTCTGAattaaaattttctgttacaGTAACAAAAGACGAAGAAAACACATCAAATCCAAATATTGATGATGGcaataaattatttcattcacAAACAAAACCCTTGAAGGCAATGCCTACAGACTTGTGGGCAGAACCAGTAAGCCAATGGGAAACCAGTAACACAGGAAGTAAAGAGGACTTATGGGAAGAGGATGCTGATTTCTGGGGAGATGAGTCTTCATCTGCCTCAGTATCTGGAATAAATAAAACTCAAAACATTGCAATGTATAAATCTGAGGATATTTGGAATGATGATTCTAAAAAGAAGTCTGAATTACTAGAGGTTACTGAGGTTATGGACAATGATTCTTCAAAAAGAAAGAATGTTATATCTCAATTGGACAAGTATTCTGAGAAAGAATCCATTTCAGGACATGAAAATCATGGAGATGTAAATAAATTGACCAAAGAAACACAATTTAATCAAAGAGAAGCCATTTCAATTGACAATCCTGAAATGAAAATGAGTGTTGAGACTGACAGCAAACAAAAcgatttccaaagttcccaaacAAATATGTTGGATAATGTTTTACCATTAAAAACTGAAAAATCTAAATTGTTGAATACAGAAAGTACAGATAGTGATTTCGACTCTCTGTGTAAGTCAGATGATACTGAGGGTGAATTATTTATAGTTGATGATTCTGACAGTGAAGCAGAAGTTTGGAAGAGAAGAAAATTATCTAGGAAGAAAAAGAAATGGAGACCTGTTTTAAAAAAGGATCCATTCTTTGTTAAAGAAAATCTTCATTTGTCTTTTGAGGAG GCATTTTTCCTGTCCTATGGCCTTGGTTGTCTAGTTGTAAAAGATGATAACGAA AGAACTCCAGATTTAACAGAGATGTGGGAGACGTTCAGCAGTAAACAACAAACATTCATACCTAATTATATAGCTTATCATTACTACAGGAGTAAAGGATGGGTACCCAAAACTGGACTCAAATTCGGCTCAGATTTCA taatatACAAAGAAGGACCAGCTTTTTATCATGGTAGTTACTCAGTGATAGTTAAGATGGTATGGGAAGATTCTTTAGAGGAAGTCCCTCAATACCACACTAGAGACCTGACATGGACCAATCTGGCAGGGCTTAACAGACTTACTGAACAAGTATCTAAG GAAGTCTTGATATGTCATGTGATTAGACCAAACAGTTTAACAGAGGAAGATCTGTTGTCACCTAAATGTATCCCACAATTCAAAGTTAAG GAAGTGGTTATATCAAGATGGGTGTCATCACAAGAAAGAGAGAAACATACTGAGGAAATACCTTAA
- the LOC143055344 gene encoding tRNA-splicing endonuclease subunit Sen2-like isoform X2 has protein sequence MAFSKLVNPKKKKRVHAAKESPFPVPIATEQYENTWFYYTGYLHDNHIEIKHSGDIDRLYKMGFFGKGTLSRSKPEFNQRFKTLAIPNKKGETIIARIMSRRSYVHRLNWYLEQIKGTSGCNTEYDSSEELKEDSDTEISKDVTKDEENTSNPNIDDGNKLFHSQTKPLKAMPTDLWAEPVSQWETSNTGSKEDLWEEDADFWGDESSSASVSGINKTQNIAMYKSEDIWNDDSKKKSELLEVTEVMDNDSSKRKNVISQLDKYSEKESISGHENHGDVNKLTKETQFNQREAISIDNPEMKMSVETDSKQNDFQSSQTNMLDNVLPLKTEKSKLLNTESTDSDFDSLCKSDDTEGELFIVDDSDSEAEVWKRRKLSRKKKKWRPVLKKDPFFVKENLHLSFEEAFFLSYGLGCLVVKDDNERTPDLTEMWETFSSKQQTFIPNYIAYHYYRSKGWVPKTGLKFGSDFIIYKEGPAFYHGSYSVIVKMVWEDSLEEVPQYHTRDLTWTNLAGLNRLTEQVSKEVLICHVIRPNSLTEEDLLSPKCIPQFKVKEVVISRWVSSQEREKHTEEIP, from the exons ATGGCATTCTCTAAGCTGGTTAatccaaaaaagaagaaaagagtACATGCAGCCAAAGAGTCACCATTTCCAGTTCCCATAGCAACAGAACAGTATGAGAACACATGGTTCTACTACACAGGCTATCTCCATGACAACCACATAGAAATCAAACATAGTGGAGATATTGACAGACTGTACAAAATG GGATTTTTTGGAAAAGGTACTTTATCCAGAAGTAAGCCAGAGTTTAATCAGCGCTTCAAAACATTGGCCATTCCAAACAAAAAAGGGGAGACAATCATTGCAAGAATTATGAGTAGGAGAAG TTATGTACACAGACTAAACTGGTACTTAGAACAAATAAAGGGGACATCAGGATGCAATACAGAATATGATAGTTCTGAAGAACTCAAAGAGGACTCAGATACAGAAATATCTAAGGATG TAACAAAAGACGAAGAAAACACATCAAATCCAAATATTGATGATGGcaataaattatttcattcacAAACAAAACCCTTGAAGGCAATGCCTACAGACTTGTGGGCAGAACCAGTAAGCCAATGGGAAACCAGTAACACAGGAAGTAAAGAGGACTTATGGGAAGAGGATGCTGATTTCTGGGGAGATGAGTCTTCATCTGCCTCAGTATCTGGAATAAATAAAACTCAAAACATTGCAATGTATAAATCTGAGGATATTTGGAATGATGATTCTAAAAAGAAGTCTGAATTACTAGAGGTTACTGAGGTTATGGACAATGATTCTTCAAAAAGAAAGAATGTTATATCTCAATTGGACAAGTATTCTGAGAAAGAATCCATTTCAGGACATGAAAATCATGGAGATGTAAATAAATTGACCAAAGAAACACAATTTAATCAAAGAGAAGCCATTTCAATTGACAATCCTGAAATGAAAATGAGTGTTGAGACTGACAGCAAACAAAAcgatttccaaagttcccaaacAAATATGTTGGATAATGTTTTACCATTAAAAACTGAAAAATCTAAATTGTTGAATACAGAAAGTACAGATAGTGATTTCGACTCTCTGTGTAAGTCAGATGATACTGAGGGTGAATTATTTATAGTTGATGATTCTGACAGTGAAGCAGAAGTTTGGAAGAGAAGAAAATTATCTAGGAAGAAAAAGAAATGGAGACCTGTTTTAAAAAAGGATCCATTCTTTGTTAAAGAAAATCTTCATTTGTCTTTTGAGGAG GCATTTTTCCTGTCCTATGGCCTTGGTTGTCTAGTTGTAAAAGATGATAACGAA AGAACTCCAGATTTAACAGAGATGTGGGAGACGTTCAGCAGTAAACAACAAACATTCATACCTAATTATATAGCTTATCATTACTACAGGAGTAAAGGATGGGTACCCAAAACTGGACTCAAATTCGGCTCAGATTTCA taatatACAAAGAAGGACCAGCTTTTTATCATGGTAGTTACTCAGTGATAGTTAAGATGGTATGGGAAGATTCTTTAGAGGAAGTCCCTCAATACCACACTAGAGACCTGACATGGACCAATCTGGCAGGGCTTAACAGACTTACTGAACAAGTATCTAAG GAAGTCTTGATATGTCATGTGATTAGACCAAACAGTTTAACAGAGGAAGATCTGTTGTCACCTAAATGTATCCCACAATTCAAAGTTAAG GAAGTGGTTATATCAAGATGGGTGTCATCACAAGAAAGAGAGAAACATACTGAGGAAATACCTTAA